A window from Zingiber officinale cultivar Zhangliang chromosome 7A, Zo_v1.1, whole genome shotgun sequence encodes these proteins:
- the LOC122000836 gene encoding transcription termination factor MTERF9, chloroplastic-like — protein sequence MRPSIIRRSGVLASLRSGCHTFFFSSSIFPDAAAAADGPSSKPLSMAEYLVRSWGLSAAEASKVSKLSRGKSTQKADVVLNFLRSEGFEDSYIKKIVILLPDFIVYDVKNNLAPKLRSFVDMGFSKSDIIEIIASNPSILTLNLKRSILPKLEIWERLFGSRELLVKIVKKNRWCLWYSLEKRILPNLKFLREECGISEDRVSQAARLHPAFVGQKPEALHALVDRADELGMPRQSPMYLWTLYILQTVSKENFKAKRDLFMSLGWSQTDFSEALRKSPSFLSLSVDELRKKMHFYVEEVGCTPPRIAKNPSLLGFSLKKRMIPRFRVVEMLKSKRLWTVKCKFTTLVTFSDKKFVEKFVIPYKEEVPEVVKILEGQEGIPLALHSG from the coding sequence ATGCGGCCCTCGATCATACGCCGCAGCGGCGTCTTGGCCTCCTTGCGTTCCGGCTGCCACacatttttcttctcttcctcgatTTTCCCGGACGCTGCCGCCGCGGCGGATGGTCCGTCCTCCAAACCACTTTCCATGGCCGAATACCTAGTCCGCTCGTGGGGCTTATCCGCCGCCGAGGCATCCAAGGTCTCCAAACTATCCCGCGGCAAATCCACCCAGAAAGCCGACGTTGTTCTCAACTTCTTGAGATCCGAGGGCTTCGAGGACTCCTATATCAAGAAGATCGTCATTCTCTTACCTGATTTCATTGTCTACGATGTGAAGAATAATCTGGCCCCAAAGTTACGATCTTTTGTGGATATGGGTTTCTCGAAGTCTGACATAATCGAGATCATTGCATCGAATCCCTCCATACTTACCCTTAACCTGAAACGTTCTATACTCCCCAAGTTGGAGATATGGGAAAGACTCTTTGGATCGAGGGAGCTTCTCGTCAAGATTGTCAAGAAGAATCGTTGGTGTCTCTGGTACAGCCTTGAGAAAAGAATACTTCCTAACTTAAAGTTCCTGAGGGAAGAGTGCGGTATTTCTGAAGATAGAGTGTCTCAAGCAGCGAGACTCCACCCAGCATTTGTTGGCCAGAAACCAGAAGCACTTCATGCTTTGGTCGATAGAGCCGACGAGCTGGGGATGCCTAGGCAATCCCCAATGTATCTGTGGACCCTTTATATTCTCCAAACTGTCAGTAAAGAAAACTTCAAGGCTAAGCGCGACCTCTTCATGAGCCTTGGTTGGTCGCAGACAGACTTCTCCGAGGCATTAAGGAAGTCGCCAAGTTTCTTGTCTCTATCCGTAGACGAGCTACGCAAAAAGATGCATTTTTATGTCGAGGAAGTTGGTTGCACGCCTCCCCGAATCGCCAAAAATCCGTCCCTTCTCGGATTTAGTTTGAAGAAGAGAATGATTCCTCGATTTCGTGTGGTGGAAATGTTGAAATCTAAAAGGCTATGGACTGTTAAGTGCAAGTTTACTACTCTTGTGACGTTCTCAGATAAGAAATTCGTGGAGAAGTTTGTTATCCCCTATAAAGAAGAGGTCCCTGAAGTGGTTAAGATTTTGGAGGGCCAGGAAGGAATTCCTCTAGCTTTGCATTCTGGGTAA
- the LOC122000837 gene encoding transcription termination factor MTERF9, chloroplastic-like, which produces MRPSIIRRSGVLASLRSGCHTFFFSSSIFPDTAAAADGQSSKPLSMAEYLVRSWGLSAAEASKVSKLSRGKSTQKADVVLNFLRSEGFEDSYIKKIVVLSPDFIVYDVKNNLAPKLRSFVDMGFSKSDIIEIIASNPSILTGNLKRSILPKLEIWESLFGSRELLVKIVKKNRWCLRYSLEKRIFPNLKFLREELGISEDRVSRAARYHPGFVGQKPESLYALVDRADEMGIPRLSPLYLWALYILQTVSKEKVEAKRNLLMSLGWSQTDFSEALRKSPSFLSLSVDELRKKMHFYVEEVGCTPPLIAKNPSLLGFSLKKRMIPRFRVVEMLKSKRLWTVKCKFTTLLTFSDKKFVEKFVIPYKEEVPEVVKILEGQEGILLALHSG; this is translated from the coding sequence ATGCGGCCCTCGATCATACGCCGCAGCGGCGTCTTGGCCTCCTTGCGATCCGGCTGCCACacatttttcttctcttcctcgatTTTCCCGGACACTGCCGCCGCGGCGGATGGTCAGTCCTCCAAACCACTTTCCATGGCCGAATACCTAGTCCGCTCGTGGGGCTTATCCGCCGCCGAGGCATCCAAGGTCTCCAAACTATCCCGCGGCAAATCCACCCAGAAAGCCGACGTTGTTCTCAACTTCTTGAGATCCGAGGGCTTCGAGGACTCCTATATCAAGAAGATCGTCGTTCTCTCACCTGATTTCATTGTCTACGATGTGAAGAATAATCTGGCCCCAAAGTTACGATCTTTTGTGGATATGGGTTTCTCGAAGTCTGACATAATCGAGATCATTGCATCGAATCCCTCCATACTTACCGGTAACCTGAAACGTTCTATACTCCCCAAGTTGGAGATATGGGAAAGCCTCTTTGGATCGAGGGAGCTTCTCGTCAAGATTGTCAAGAAGAATCGCTGGTGCCTCAGGTATAGCCTTGAGAAAAGAATATTTCCTAATTTGAAGTTCCTAAGGGAAGAGTTAGGTATTTCTGAAGATAGAGTGTCTCGAGCAGCGAGATACCACCCAGGATTTGTTGGCCAGAAACCAGAATCACTTTATGCTTTGGTCGATAGAGCCGATGAGATGGGGATACCTAGGCTATCTCCATTGTATCTATGGGCCCTTTACATTCTCCAAACTGTCAGTAAAGAAAAAGTCGAGGCTAAGCGCAACCTGTTGATGAGCCTTGGTTGGTCGCAGACAGACTTCTCCGAGGCATTAAGGAAGTCGCCAAGTTTCTTGTCTCTATCCGTAGACGAGCTACGCAAAAAGATGCATTTTTATGTCGAGGAAGTTGGTTGCACGCCTCCCCTAATCGCCAAAAATCCGTCCCTTCTCGGATTTAGTTTGAAGAAGAGAATGATTCCTCGATTTCGTGTGGTGGAAATGTTGAAATCTAAAAGGCTATGGACTGTTAAGTGCAAGTTTACTACTCTTTTGACGTTCTCAGATAAGAAATTCGTGGAGAAGTTTGTTATCCCATATAAAGAAGAGGTCCCTGAAGTGGTTAAGATTTTGGAGGGCCAGGAAGGAATTCTTCTAGCTTTGCATTCTGGGTAA